ATGATTCAATTGAGAGTAAAAAATGCAATTTCCAGGTGATGCTGCTCGGTGACAGTGGTGTTGGCAAGACTTGCATGCTCGTCCGCTTCCGGGATGGAACCTTCCTCTCCGGAAACTACATTTCCACCGTCGGCATCGACTTCCGGGTACAGCTTGTGTCAAGTCAACTCCATTGAAATATGGAaatctgtttattttaatgttatagaATGCAAATACGTGCCTGTATTTGATTAAACATTTGCAGATGAGAAATATTGAtagacattttattaattttagacaGAATTGATGCAGTAGATAATGAgttacaaaaatgtaaattttatctgAATAAAGacttatgtttttattctcTACCTAATGATGGTAGGTGTCTGTTATGTCGCAAATGGTCACTACTGATGATTGTGACACCCTAACATTTTCatattgcatctcaattcagatattttttatttgatagatTTACAACTAGACCTACACATGAAATAGCGTGTAAAGGAAGACGTGAGGAAGACGAAGAAATGTTACCATTCTTGTAGTTTTTAGTATGTATAGGTAATATGGGAATTCTTTTGTCTCATATTATTCTAATTTCTATGGTTTTCATAATTCATGATGATGTGGCAGGTATTTAAgaaactgaaattaaaaaaaaaacaacagcaCTATGCAACCCTGTAAATATTGAACGATCTAAAATGGTAAAAATGGCCAGTAGGTAAGGTTTGTCTGTGTGCATTAttacgatttaaaaaaaggtttactGACTTTAGGGTTCTAAGTTCAAACGGGCCAGTCACGTGTTCCTTTTCGAACGATTTGTTGAAACGCTATTGGTGTTTGAAGTTAGCGCGCTTTTTCCGTACCCGCCCCTCGACTGTGACAGCTGTGATTGAATCGGCTTCAGAGAATTGGCCTTTTTGAAATGAGTGATTTATTGCGGCAATGGCACCCAGCGTTTGTGATTTTTTGCACTTTGATTTATTGCAATTTGTCATGTCACCATGGCGgcattattgaaaatatttaagaaaggtaaaaataaattggaatgtttctaaaataaattaagtttaatttaataaacttaggaacctgtctatttcaatctcaattcatcattttgacatatagctgaacgtgaccttttagtcttatttagactgttggctcattTTACCCCGCGGgggatgtgattatatgtttaaaactTTAGTCGCTATTTAACTTCGTATTTTAATAGACAAGAACATTTTAGATTTAGATTTTATCCACCAATGCAAAATGTTGTCGCCAATATAACTCTGTCCATATACAATTATGATTCACTCGATAGCGATGTGGTTATGGTGATTATGTTACAACTAACGCCATCTTTCGCAGAATAAGGTGGTCACAGTAGACGGCATCAAGGTGAAACTACAAATATGGGACACAGCAGGTCAAGAGCGCTTTCGCAGCGTCACACACGCATACTACAGAGATGCTCATGGTAatgaatttcttattttatagggaacttttaatttattagggAATTATAACTACGGGTTTAGTTTGATGAACTTACCTAAGTAGTAAAGAAAACTAAGCTGAGCGAAATATAACATTGAACATTATGGCGCCATCTGTTAGTCctatttagaattaaaaagaGTGATAGTTTCAAAGACAGTTTATATAGAGGGCGTTACGCTATGCGTTTAGTCAGATCTATGCActgaaatttgaattgataGCATAGGATTTAAACTGATTTCCATCTTTCATCATGATACTAGTGCCAACGAACTGTGTCGTGCCCGTTTTCGTGTGAGACGAATCAAGGATCTGCCCCCCGGATATATCATGCCTAGAATACCTGTGCGTGTATGGCCAGTTATTGTGTTTGTGCTCAAATGGTATGATTGGTGGTCGGCACGGCACCaccttaaaaaatatcgtaaatTTTAACATGCTTTGGAAAATAGTTTATTAACTTTACTTTGCCTATGCTGTGATAATCACTCACAATGAATCCATGAACCCCATTTCACCGGATCCGCACCCTTGTCATTGTAATCTattgaacaaaacaaaaattttgaacttGCTGTTTCAGaatgaaaaatgattttacgaataaactatgtttaagaaaataaaaaacttgtgAGAATATATACAAAACTATGCGAaagtattttcataataaaattaatttctagcTCTGCTCTTGCTGTACGACGTAACAAATAAGACGAGCTTCGACAATATCCGCGCCTGGCTTGGGGAGATCCGGGAATACGCCCAAGATGATGTTGTCATCATGCTATTAGGTAAGTTCTGATGGCCCCATAACTCCTGTGAAACATCGTGCAGCATTTATGCCATGTGGTTGACTCatgaaaacattttgaacATCTCTCCAGGCAAGCGACTAAATTTACTCGTAACcacgttttttttcttttataacaaaaCGTGCTAACATCatcaattatataaaacagcAATTATAAGACCCTTTGAACAAACTTCCCTTTATCCTTTTTTACATTGTTAGTGACATTATCTAAGTACTATTATACCTTCCAGGTAACAAATCCGACAGCGGCCTGGAGCGGGCGGTGAGGCGGGAGGAGGGGCAGCGCTTGGCGAGAGAATACCAAGTCGCATTTATGGAGACATCAGCCAAAACCGGACTGAACGTTGAAGCGGCCTTCGCCCATGTGGCACGCTCTCTAGTCGCGAAAGCGAACCCCATCGACCCAGCCAGGTTGGCGGTGCGCGCGCAGCCCACTCAAGAGCAGCGGTCGACGTGTACAACGTGCTCATAATTTTAAGTAGTGCGAAATTCAAATTGAGAATATGGCATTCGATCGCTGTTTTATCTGTGGACCAAGAGCCGTTTGGACACAGCACCATCTGTGCTTTGTTTTGAATGAAAAGGACAGCAGAGGTTATTTAGATAGCGTCCTCGGTAGTCGATGTAGAGGACTGTATTTAATTATGCTGGACACcgtagaaatctgaataatataagaagaaACATAgaaatttcatattatattgtaCTTGAAAATGATGTGGCGTCATCTCGAATCGCACGCAGTTTCCAGTGCAGTAATGCAGTTGTAATCTTCAACAGTACTTATCACTTCTATATGCTTAttattattccgaattctattCCGAATCTACTTATAAAGGTGACACCAAATTTCTGTACATAGCTGTGCTGACCTTAatgttatatttcatttaaactatttaaatagCGTACCCACCCTTTCCTTTATACTTATcactttgtaaaaaatattttgtagtaaACTGACTGAATGTCGGTAGGTtcttttttctgaaaaaaattggataatatctatgtatatcttAAGATAAACTACATATTTAGGGTTTAGAAACGGTCGGTGCAACCCATCCGGTCTAAACGGCAGTAAAAACGTTGTGGCAATTCCCGTTTGCATAcaaatgcaacgcgaaagtatAAAAGTATTACTGCATAGGTATTTAGGGATTGCAAATAAAGATcttaaaatgatataaattatttgaacatGATTCATTGAGTACTTAATCGAATAAccatttcgtatttttttcaagtaggtaaattaattaatgttgtaTAGATAcatctatatatttatgaaagacaggcaatataattatgtaataaattataggCGTTATATTTTACTTCCATAGTAATTTGGAAAggaactcaaaaactactggacagattgaaatgaattatttatgacACAGTTCCACGTGAGCAAAGCCCAAGGTAAAAGTGTAGTCTAATCTAAGAATCTAATTTATGCAAGTCCTATTCTGAATGTACTGACCTGAACCACCTTAATCATAGTTAAATTctgaataaatgtatgtattactattATAATCAATAGTAGATAGGTATAATCATACACACATAAGGtacaagtaaaatattttatcaaaagtcATGTTAAGACACGGAATAAGTTGCAATACACGCACACTACTTGCATAC
This is a stretch of genomic DNA from Amyelois transitella isolate CPQ chromosome 5, ilAmyTran1.1, whole genome shotgun sequence. It encodes these proteins:
- the LOC106134836 gene encoding ras-related protein Rab-37 isoform X2, producing MSQMATDDSMSDDVFEDETLKAPAQRGTPSPTGYRDYKPPVETPAKTYVEDDVPIHKTILLGDSGVGKTSLLVQFETGKFQSGNFSATVGIGFTNKVVTVDGIKVKLQIWDTAGQERFRSVTHAYYRDAHALLLLYDVTNKTSFDNIRAWLGEIREYAQDDVVIMLLGNKSDSGLERAVRREEGQRLAREYQVAFMETSAKTGLNVEAAFAHVARSLVAKANPIDPARLAVRAQPTQEQRSTCTTCS
- the LOC106134836 gene encoding ras-related protein Rab-37 isoform X1 is translated as MWNPNGMENRQLEKRVVVGRVRPTWARNLPEAREDDDKSDQEVGVMPHSEPPSPTEPWEQNVKQEDKYDVFGKVMLLGDSGVGKTCMLVRFRDGTFLSGNYISTVGIDFRNKVVTVDGIKVKLQIWDTAGQERFRSVTHAYYRDAHALLLLYDVTNKTSFDNIRAWLGEIREYAQDDVVIMLLGNKSDSGLERAVRREEGQRLAREYQVAFMETSAKTGLNVEAAFAHVARSLVAKANPIDPARLAVRAQPTQEQRSTCTTCS